Part of the Anopheles coluzzii chromosome 3, AcolN3, whole genome shotgun sequence genome is shown below.
GCAAGAATTAGAAACATAGAAACGAGCGCGAGTGCAATTTTTAGTAAGAATTCAACGATGGAACAGCCGATCGAACCCGATGTAGAGGTTACCTTTACAATGCCTAGCTTTAATTTATCCACCGATCCGACGGCCGAAGCGGATGCAAAGCAACCACAACCAACATCGATTCCTGCAACGACAAACGCAACGATTCCAGCAACCGGTGGTGGCAACGCAAATGTCGCAGTACCTGCCACTCCAAAGCGAAGAGGCAGCGCAGTGAAAGAGCACACATCCGATTCTAAATTACAGAAACTAGAAGAGAAGGCCACCAAGGCTCAGGAGGCCTATGAGAAGGAAGAGAAGCTGCGCAAGGAGCTGGAGGCCCTCAACAGCAAGCTGCTGGCTGAGAAGACCGCTCTCTTGGACTCGCTGTCCGGTGAGAAGGGTGCCCTCCAGGAATACCAGGAGAAGGCCGCCAAGCTGACCGCCCAGAAGAACGACCTGGAGAACCAGCTGCGCGTAAGTATCCCGTGTTATGGTGGAAGTGCTTACAACTATAGGGCGATCTTTGCAAAGATCGTCTTTGTGTCGTTCGCCCGCCCGCCAGCGGATGCTGCGTTTGCTCACTATACTTACTATTACTGTGTTGTTTCGTGCGCGGTTCTATCGTTCTACAGGACACCCAGGAGCGCCTGGCCCAGGAAGAGGATGCCCGCAACCAGCTCTTCCAGACCAAGAAGAAGTTGGAGCAGGAAATCGGCAGCCAGAAGAAGGATGCTGAGGACCTGGAACTGCAGATCCAGAAGATTGAGCAGGACAAGGCCTCGAAGGATCACCAGATCCGCAACTTGAATGATGAGATCGCCCACCAGGATGAGCTCATCAACAAGCTGAACAAGGAGAAGAAGATGCAGGGTGAGGTCAACCAGAAGACCGCCGAAGAGCTGCAGGCCGCCGAAGACAAGGTGAACCACCTGAACAAGGTGAAGGCCAAGCTGGAGCAGACTCTGGATGAGCTGGAGGACTCGCTTGAGCGCGAGAAGAAGCTGCGCGGTGACGTCGAGAAGGCTAAGCGCAAGGTTGAGGGTGACCTCAAGCTGACCCAGGAGGCTGTTGCCGATCTGGAGCGCAACAAGAAGGAGCTGGAGCAGACCGTCCTGCGCAAGGATAAGGAGATCTCCGCCCTGTCTGCCAAGCTGGAAGACGAGCAGTCGCTGGTTGgcaagctgcagaagcagatCAAGGAACTGCAGGCTCGCATTGAGGAGCTCGAGGAGGAAGTCGAGGCCGAGCGTCAGGCCCGCGCCAAGGCTGAGAAGCAGCGTGCTGATCTGGCCCGCGAGCTCGAGGAGCTGGGCGAGCGTCTGGAGGAGGCTGGCGGTGCCACCTCGGCCCAGATTGAGCTGAACAAGAAGCGTGAGGCTGAGCTGGCTAAGCTGCGCCGCGATCTGGAGGAAGCCAACATCCAGCATGAGGGCACTCTGGCTAACCTGCGCAAGAAGCACAACGATGCCGTCGCTGAGATGGCCGAGCAGGTCGATCAGCTGAACAAACTGAAGACCAAGTGAGTATCGCGTAATGCCCCATCCTTCATAGGGTCTTGTGGGGCCCTGTTTACCTTTCTTTCGCAGGTCTGGTTGCAAGTGCCCTAACGACGCCACAAAGGGATTGCTGTTTGGTTGGAATGCGCGAAACGGTTGATCTAAACTGCatatttctttctcttttctttctcgCAATCTATATCTGCTCttgccaaacaaacaaaaaatctcttGCTTCTCGTACGCTCGTGGGGTGATATTTGCGGgaaatatgaaaacaaaacgcaataCTAACCAGGGCTGAACATGACCGCGCTAACATGTACAATGAGCTGAACAACACTCGTACTGCCTGCGATCAGCTGTCCCGCGAAAAGGTAACGTATCGGACACAGCCATGGAAAGGCATCTGCTCTTTCATACCACCGACGACCGCGTGCCCATGGGTGTACAACATGAATTACACTACAacaagggaaaacaaaaagccgAAGGAATCGACTAGCTTTCCTTTTCACCTCCTTCCCTATATTACATATCCAACCAAAGCAAAATTCAACCAACGAAGCAATTGAACCGATCCACAAACAGAGTACCAGACACGGACAGCAACACAACGGCAACAGAAGTGGCGATTGTGGCACATAACATAGAATGTGCTAAAGATGATCTTCATCTGCCTAGCAAACGTTGACAATTTCTATCAAAATCGAATATGTTTCATTTACAAACGAATGGTCCAACACAGAAATCATATATTCTCTTTCTGTTCACAATACTTATTCTCCTCAGAGCTGAGAAAGAGCGTACTCAATACTTTGCTGAGTTGAACGATGCCCGCATCGGTTGCGATCAGCTTTCCAATGAAAAGGTATACAGAGGCCATTAGCAATATTCAGCGTTCTTGTGCTCTTTCCGCTGCTGAATACTACTGATCTTACTAAAGAGTTGAATTTCATAGCTCTCTAAAACTTTCTACCAGAATCATTTTTAACCGTTTTGCTTCTTAAAATCTATAAGCAATTTACTACAACCCAATGCGCAGGCTAAAACACTACTGCAAACGATGTCTTTATTGACTTGCCGAATTACGCTGTAAATATATTTCGCCTTCTTTTCGAATGTATCGCCGTAAGCTCTACTCTGAGTAATCTTCTAAATTGAAATATTGGCTGCCTCTTCAACAATTTACTCTACTGCCAAATTCATTCATactaacacacatacacacaaacattcacTTTCTATCATTACTACTGTGTATATGACAAATTCCATTTCTACTTCAGTAAATTTACACACTTATATTTCCTTTAAAATTTCACTAGCCATACCAATTCACATAACCATCTTGTTGATACACTCACTCGGCTATACGCATCCTCTGTACAGAGCCAGATGTTTGACTACTGCGTACAGCGCAGCATGTGCCACTTGCTAACCCGTTTCTTTGATCGTGATGTACACAGGCCGCCCAGGAGAAGATCGccaagcagctgcagcacacTCTGAACGAAGTACAAAGCAAGTTGGACGAAACCAACCGCACTCTGAACGATTTCGATGCCTCCAAGAAGAAGCTGTCGATCGAGAACTCCGATCTGCTGCGCCAGCTGGAGGACGCCGAGTCGCAGGTGTCGCAGCTGAGCAAGATCAAGATCTCGCTCACTCAGCAGCTCGAGGATACCAAGCGTCTTGCCGACGAGGAGGCTCGCGAGCGCGCCACCCTGCTGGGCAAGTTCCGCAACCTGGAGCACGACCTGGACAACCTGCGCGAGCAGGTTGAGGAGGAGGCTGAGGGCAAGGGAGACATCCAGCGCCAGCTCAGCAAGGCCAACGCTGAGGCTCAGCTGTGGCGCAGCAAGTACGAGTCGGAGGGCGTTGCCCGTGCCGAGGAGCTCGAGGAGGCCAAGCGTAAGCTGCAGGCCCGCCTTGCCGAGGCTGAGGAGACCATCGAGTCGCTGAACCAGAAGTGCATTGCACTGGAGAAGACCAAGCAGCGCCTGGCCACCGAGGTCGAGGATCTGCAGCTCGAGGTTGACCGTGCCTCGTCGATTGCCAACGCTGctgagaagaagcagaaggcGTTCGACAAGATCATTGGAGAATGGAAGCTGAAGGTCGACGATCTGGCCGCCGAGCTGGATGCCTCGCAGAAGGAGTGCCGCAACTACTCGACCGAGCTGTTCCGTCTGAAGGGTGCCTACGAGGAGGGCCAGGAGCAGCTTGAAGCCGTCCGCCGTGAGAACAAGAACTTGGCCGATGAGGTCAAGGATCTGCTGGACCAGATCGGTGAGGGTGGCCGCAACATCCACGAGATCGAGAAGTCGCGCAAGCGCCTGGAGGCCGAGAAGGACGAGCTGCAGGCCGCCCTCGAGGAGGCTGAAGCCGCCCTGGAGCAGGAGGAGAACAAGGTTCTGCGTGCTCAGCTTGAACTGTCTCAGGTCCGTCAAGAAATTGACCGCCGCATCCAGGAGAAGGAAGAAGAGTTCGAGAACACTCGCAAGAACCACCAGCGCGCCCTGGACTCGATGCAGGCTTCCCTGGAGGCCGAAGCCAAGGGCAAGGCCGAGGCTCTGCGTATGAAGAAGAAGCTGGAAGCCGACATCAACGAGCTGGAGATTGCTCTGGATCACGCCAACAAGGtaagcaaacgaacgaacagcATCCCCATCCGGTGCCAGCAGCACCATCTGAAACAAAACTAACCCGATAATCCACTCGTTTCATACGCAGGCTAACGCTGAGGCCCAGAAGAACATCAAGcgctaccagcagcagctgaaggaCGTCCAGAGCGCCCTGGAGGAGGAACAGCGCGCCCGCGACGATGCCCGCGAGCAGCTGGGTATCTCGGAGCGCCGTGCCAACGCTCTCCAGAACGAACTGGAGGAGTCGCGCACCCTGTTGGAGCAGGCCGACCGTGGCCGTCGCCAGGCCGAGCAGGAGCTCAGCGATGCTCACGAGCAGCTGAACGAAGTGTCCGCCCAGAACGCTTCGATCGCCGCCGCCAAGAGGAAGCTCGAGTCTGAGCTGCAGACCCTGCACTCCGACCTGGATGAGCTGCTGAACGAGGCCAAGAACTCCGAGGAGAAGGCCAAGAAGGCTATGGTTGATGCCGCTCGTCTGGCTGATGAGCTGCGCGCCGAGCAGGACCATGCCCAGACCCAGGAGAAGCTGCGCAAGGCGCTTGAGCAGCAGATCAAGGAGCTGCAGGTCCGCCTGGATGAGGCCGAATCGAACGCCCTGAAGGGAGGCAAGAAGGCTATCCAGAAGCTGGAGCAGCGCGTCCGCGAGCTCGAGTCGGAGCTGGACAGCGAACAGAGACGACATGCCGATGCCCAGAAGAACCTGCGCAAGTCGGAGCGTCGCATCAAGGAGCTGACCTTCCAGTCGGAGGAAGACCGCAAGAACCACGAGCGCATGCAGGATCTGGTTGACAAGCTGCAGCAGAAGATCAAGACTTACAAGAGGCAGATTGAGGAAGCCGAGGAGATCGCCGCCCTCAACTTGGCCAAGTTCCGTAAGGCCCAGCAGGAGCTGGAGGAAGCCGAGGAGCGTGCCGACATTGCCGAACAAGCTGCCACCAAATTCCGCACCAAGGGAGGACGTGCCGGTTCCGTACAGCGTGGTGCTAGCCCAGCAGTAAGTACCATGTAAACAAGGGCTGGTCCCAGCCCCCTCTCGCCTCAGTCAGCATGCCATCAACCTTTTTCGCAGTGCTTTTCAACCCAATGTTCTATCTGAGTACTTTTGAATCATCCACGCCATTTTTAACCGCTCGTGCTGCACAGGCAGCCGAGCGCGCAACGCGAACCCTTTGCtagaggaaaaaagaaaagaaaggttAGCCATCTGAATTCACTCATTTGCGCGGTTTGGCCAATTTTTATTACTAGTGGGCACCAGAGAGGGGCCATTCAGAATAAAGTCGAGTCGCGAATTTGTTAAGAAacgaaatagaaaataattgaGCGGATTACGGCTTCGTGCAGAGGATCCGACCTAGCTTAGCTTCTCTCTCCTCAGCTGAACCCTTAAGAAGATaaagaaaacagaacaaaaaacagaaacaacagcaacatcagcgTAAAATCCTTTCACACCTCGGTGAAAAACTTTATTCGAGAAGAATAAAATCGAATGATGCGAATGATATAATGATAACTTAGCTGCAATTTTCATCACCCTAGTTCGCTTTCCGTTGTGGGTTTTCTacagttttgtttgctacATAGCTATATCATCTCAACCGCAACGAATCTTTTCTTACTACTTACCCACTCTTTTGTatcttgtttatttattttttttatatctacCTTTGTATTTGCTATCGAATCtaccttttgtttttgttttatatccTACTGTTACCGCGAAGATGCTTCTCTCTTCATCCATTAAACCGAATGCAATCAGAATTACCAAATACAGTTGTACTGGAAGTCTGctaaaacgaaacgaaaccaataattcttcctttctttgtaTCAATCCAGCCGTCGGTGGTCAGAGCGTAAAGCGTGTCCGCTGACTCCCAAGCAGTTGTGTTTGATTGAGAGTATGTGTATGCGAACCGTTTTTACGACCAAAGAAATCCCAAAAGAATCCCGAAGCCTTCCTAGCAACCCCCCTCTCTACTGATACGATTGCGATTATTCCTTCGactcttcgtcttcttctgcCTTCACTTCTAcgtcttattcttcttctcgcCACCGAGCTGCAACTGCACTTCTGCAAAGAGCAAACTTTATGATacgactgtgtgtgtatgtgtgtatccAAAACGAAACTAGAACCCAAAATCCCACCATTGCAAAGTATCCGCCACCTACCATAGCGTTCGGCTTGATCAGGCCAACCAGTAAGTGCTCTTTAGCTCTCCGCAAGCCACCGATAATGGGGTTTTGCATGAGcaagtttattattttctgtttctttttttgtgttacaaTAACATATTTACCAAACATTTCCAATTGTTTCAATTGTTCCCCGTTATTGTACCCTATTTCCGTACCTACTCCAACAATCTGTAAAGGATGTCTTATACTCCTTCTCTCTCTgtattcctttttgtttctgctAATCTACTGATATTTTACCAAAACGACTAAATGTCTCCAACCAATGAAGCACCCATTAACCGAGAGCATTGTGTAGTATTATTAGCCTCATTGTCTCATTAGTGTACTATTTGTAATCGACCCGATTTAATCACATCACACCGAACAGCCCTGTACAACTCGATCATCCGCCAAACGAGCCCCTCTCATCTCACGATCGAACATACGAACGAACCCTTGAACAAGCTGGCGATGCGCAATGGGAGTTCCACCTCATTTTACTACCTACCTTTCTTCAGAAATCAGAATCGTCAATTTCTTTCACTCGATAGCACACATTatgcacagtgtgtaaaccaTTTGAGCATGGTTTCATTTCTCATGCATTTCTGGGAAGCTGTTCCCTTGGAACGACGCACAGCCATCTCATGGCATACTCACATCACATTTCATTcggtgagagtgtgtgtgtgcaatgtgttgtttttaccATTTTCTCTAACTGTCAGCTGTCGTAGAAGTTTCTTATCCCCCCATTAGCTGCCGGTGCAAAAGCCGGCTCCAAGCTACCCTACCCCCGCCACTCACTTCCTTCGCACAGCTTACCAAAAGCAATACTGACTCTGGGGTACGACCCCTGCcgtttctcttctctttttgcAGCCCCAGAGACAGCCGTCTGCCATGCCTGCTCTTGCAGGACTGAACCTTCCCACATTCGACGATCACGGTTTCTAAATTCGTTCAGCACACAACACCAACCCCCAAACAGCAACAGAACAACAGCGCAGTACACCACCTTCAGCAGCACAGGGAGTCACACCATCCAACCCTGTGTGCATCTGTTAACACTTTAGTGTCGTAACCCCGCACCAGCAAAACAAGTGTCCGCTAATCCTTTCTGTGAGTCGAGGTGTGTCCGTTCTAATGATCAGCTCCTTCTCCACGCATATCAACCCGGGGCAGCGGCACAGCGCACAAATTCGCCCTTCCCGTCAGTGACCCGCCGCCGGAAGTCGTTCGAAGCCGTTAACTATCGAAtacaaaacatgaaaaaagaGACACGTAACAACATCAACATAAAATGTACCGCGCCGGTACACAGGGAGCTAAGGAATGGGGCACGAaacatcaccagcagcaacatcgGTGCCGCGTTCGGTAAGCCAGAAAAGTAGGTAGCGGATGGAGAACGGAAAGTACTTTCGGACCACCTGTCATCCACCCGCGTCCGGACAGAggaaggaaaagggaaaagaatcAAATCTTACAGCAGCGTCGCAAATGGAAAGCTaactaaaaaaagaaaaaagagacacacaacacacgagcACGAGCAAAAAATACAAAGTTTAGGACATCTACTATCAATGGAAACACGTACGTTTGATTGGACAAACGGTTTTACGTTAAAGCTAATACGTCAGCCCTTTAAACTAGAACGCTAAAACagatttgttcttttttggcaCTTTCCCCTTCCTTCTTGGCTGTTGCTTTCCGCTTTTCTGCACCTGCACCTACTTTTCACCCCGGCACCCGGACGCATTCCTGACCCCATTGCCGGCGCGCCATCGAAATCGACAACCGAAATTCATCTCCATCACGAATCAGTGCGGTTACGGCCGCGGTTCGGTGAAATGAAGCGCCGGGCTGCACGCCCGTGTTCGAAGTGTGTCGGTCGGAAGACGATCTATTGAAACGAATGCGATCACCCTGAAAATCAACAGCGACCACGTGAGGCCCACATGAAGAAAAGCCAACAGCGACACGTGGAGTTCCCTGAACCCTCCAtatgcaaaagaagaaaacacaaaagcaTAAAGAGCGAAAATCAATCCCACtcggaagaagatgaagaacaaaaacaaaaagaaaacattcacgctaagcaaaagcaacaacaacaacggctttgcacaattgaattgaaaaacaaTCCGTTTTATATATCCGCTGTACTGCGAGTTGGTGACGACGAAGGTGGTGTGGGACATTTGAACCAAAGAGATCGATACTAAGAAGAACCCAAGGAAAACcatgaaaaactaaacaaacggAATACTTAGACATTAATGAACATCAAAACAGAAATGATAATGATTTGCAAATAGTGTTTATACAGAGTTTTTACTTCAAACCTATCCCATATTTGCTTTTGTACACCACCAACCAACGTTCAGTTTTAAATTATCCGTCGAACAAAGTTTCATTTACTATCTCCAGTTCCCTTTTCCCCAATTGCCACAGACACAACAGTCAACTCCACCCTTCGTTCTTCGAGTATGGTTTTGTacgttgtttaattttttgtatcCGTGGCAAACAGTTTTCGctctgaatgttttttttaattatattttttataacaaaagtaatacaaaatgtatttatttttataatttaaaaagatGAGAGAAGGTAATAATAACGAAATAAGATACTTCTATTCGAAAATGAATGCAACTGTGTGATTGGTTTCGGGTTCGGGAGCGATCGGGGAAAatctgggggggggggggggtgggggggtgtTTAACCATGATATCACAAGCACTTATTAGCATTATGTTGTGGAAAGAAACATTATAAAGGCTGCAGTAAATAGACGAAGCTTAATAAAAGCAACAAGGGTTAGAATATGATCGAAGCTGCAACTTTTTCGCCATATTTTTCACGCGCGCGCTCCATCCTTCGTAGGTTGAGTGTACCAAGTGCTGCTTACACGTTGGGAAATCAGCAACATTAAGATTACGATAATGTGAGGCGCGATCACTTACTCGTTTGACGCGCAAGCTTCTACAAAGTTGGGTGACATCGATTCCCAACCAGACCGACGTTCAGTTACAAAGAATGGCTATCCGGTTATGAAATAGTAGTAAGTGTTCCTGTGTAGAGAAGTATAACCACACATATCGTAACGccatagaagaaaaagaatgtCAAGatcaatgttttatttgtgtatAATTATACACATACTTATCTTAGgatattgtttaatttttgaattgtttgtttCTCGTTCTTTAGATAACAGTGATCCGTGTGAACGTTTCTAAAAAGTTGAATGCTTACAGGAGTTTCATCCCTGATTCATCCCGATAACAATGAGCAGTTTAGGCAGGAGAATGATAGATcggagcgagagcgagagcgactCGAGAGCATTAGATAAACGAAAGTGAGCGAAGACGGGCGTTTATTGGAAATGAACGAATAAAGTACcgttatattattattcttattattattcttattcttattattagtattattattatagttattattattattattattattattattattattattattattatgatgatgattattattattattattattattattattattattattattttattattattattattattattttattattattattattattattattattattattattattattattattattattattattattattattattattattattattattataattattattattattattattattattattattattattattattattattcttgttattattattattattattattattattattattattattattattattattattattattattattattattattattattattattattattattattattattattattattattattattattattattattattattattattattattattattattattattattattattattattattattattgttattattattattattattattattattcttgttattattattattattattattattattattattattattattattattattattattattattattattattattattattattattattattattattattattattattattattattattattattattattattattattattattattattattattattattattattattattattattattattattattattattgttattattattattattattattattattattattattattattattattattattattattattattattattattattattattactattattattattattattattattattattattattattattattattattattattattattatcgcAGCTGATGGATCTGAGAAACACAAAGTGCCTGAATGCCAATGATACCTACCCCTCCTATTTTTCGTGGCAGGGTTACTCTCTCGACGGATGCTTTTAGGTGACGCGagagattattattattattatcaatattattactattattaacATTTTACTGAAGTTTTTTGAGCTGAAGATTCAGTAATCCTTGCAGTAAAAGAAATGTTAACTGAATCATTCGGTAATGTTCGGGGCTCTCCAAAATGACTGCTCGTTTACTAAAATTACAATAAAGCCTTTCGcatattactgatttttcagtagtTGGTAGCTATTAAAAAGCGATGGAATATTGCTTTAAAATTAAGTTTTTATTAATGCAAAGATATTGCCAGTCCCTCAGTTCATATTCATCAATGTTTTACGTTATTTGatacagtttttatactgttTTTTGCCATAACATTTGATGATGGCTCAGTAATCGCTCACAGACATCACGAAATTTTAGCAACCACAGTTAATTGTGGCAAAGATGTTAAACACCAACACGACCGCAAATACTTTAAAATTAGTTCTGCAAGTCGAAATATCACCTTATTTTTATCGGGATGACTGTAACCATCTAccaaattaaattttgatcATCATGCGCAAGAGGACACCGCGTTACTTTGTTTTGATGTCGATTTGACATAatgaattgctgcattttcagtaatttgttttgttgatattCAGTGAAACGACCAATTTGACACtgattttactgattttcagttaaattttcattactgaaatgcattcagtaAATTGTGTTACTGCAAATAagtaaaaacatgacattTTTGCTGAAAAccagtaaaatattctattactgTATcgtttcagcaaaaaaaaactttgctgaagcaggatgagaaaatttgccGTGTAAGAATGGGAAtggatttatgaaaaaaattgtGCGTTAAAAGGGATATTTAAAGAGCTTTACAGACAATACTTTcaacataataaaataatgaacatGTTCAATTATACATTTACTAATTTATATTGGTTTCTTTTAATTGATCAAcagtgaaatgtttcattgtAAGTTATCACTTTATTTTACACTCTTCAATGGGATATTCTAGTCACCCGTATTTCCCGTAGCAAATAATAAGCAGCAAAATTAATAAAGTCGTTTTGGGACTAAAAACATTACAGCTATGAATCATTCCGCATATGCATAGTTTACGACCTTTCCTTTGGTGTAACCCAAGTTAATAGTATAATGATGAAGCAATGCGCATTCTTATTCCTCTCTGCATTGTTTGCTGTCTCTTTTAAAAACAACTTTGCTGTTCATTCAAAAGCTGTTTCAATGCACAGTAGTACAGTAACGCTTTACGATCGCTGGGTTCAGCACTATATACTATGCACGCTGATCATGTTTAGTCTTTCCCCTATTAGCCATCATTTCTGGCTGATATTGTTTGGGCTGCACACGAGCTAGTTGTAAATTTTGTGCAATATACTGCGAAAACCACGAACTGAGCCGTTTGCCCGCACCAAACTCTTCACACGTAGCCAGAAACACATCATTCAGCTGTGGCAAGATCGCATGATCGAGTGTCGGAAAGAGATGATGCAAATAGTGATCACCGAAGGTGGTTAACACTTTCAACAACGATCCCTCCACACCTCTTCGCTCTACAATTGTGGCCATCTGGTAAAgtccaaaatccatgtcattactaccgaaaagaaaagaaagagataatAGGTTTAATATGATTCGATAGTGAAATTAACATAGAAATCTGTGTAGGAAAACGTACGGAAATAAATCACCGGAATGCAGTGCTTTCGGATGATGATGGCCAGCGCTCAGTCCAATAAGCCCAAAGAAGAAGCTGGCCATCAACACCACAAACAGCCACAGTTGGAAAATTACACCGATGCGTTCCGGATTGGTAGCGTACATAAAGGCGGGCAGCAGGAAAGGAATTAGATCGTCCAGATGAAACCGGTTCTTCCCTTGGCTGAAGCTATCCATCAACCGCTTGAGGTACTCGCTCAGAAAGATCGAGCCGTATATAAACGGCCCATAGAACCAGGAACCGTACCGCTGGAAGCTGTTCTTAAGATCCGCCCACGGTAGATAGCACAGGAAGGGCTCGAACGACGAAATTTCCATATCGAGCACTGAATTCGGGAACAGGTGGTGAGAAATGGCGTGCGATACACGCCACTCCCTGAAAGAGTTCAAAACAACGAGAGATACAGTAAAAATAACTATATAACACAATTTTACCTGACGCACAACTTACCGATAGCTAAGAAACGCAATGTTAAACGCGTACATGCGCCAGTTATCTCGCTGGTGTAGAAAATTGTGCGCCGCAATTACGGTTGCGTTTACGCAGATGGCACAAACTATTCCAATGGCGAAACTTTCTAGCCTGACGGCTAGGTAGGCGGTCAGCATCACGCACACTATCAGTCCATCCACTATCTGGCGCGAGCGTTCCTTTGGCGCGGGATTCACGCGGCCCAACTGTTCCCTGATACGCTGCTTGAGGGTTCGATAGAATCCATGCTCGTGAAACGTTAGCCTACAGTTGCGTGGTTG
Proteins encoded:
- the LOC120956570 gene encoding myosin heavy chain, muscle isoform X3 translates to MPKPPVQVGEDPDPTEFLFVSLEQKRIDQSKPYDSKKACWVPEEKEGYVLGEIKATKGELVTVALPGGETKDFKKDLVSQVNPPKYEKCEDMSNLTYLNDASVLHNLRQRYYAKLIYTYSGLFCVVINPYKRYPLYTNRCAKMYRGKRRNEVPPHLFAVSDGAYVNMLTNHENQSMLITGESGAGKTENTKKVIAYFATIGASGKKDENAEKKGSLEDQVVQTNPVLEAFGNAKTVRNDNSSRFGKFIRIHFTGSGKLAGADIETYLLEKARVISQQTLERSYHIFYQIMSGSVKGLKEMCFLSNDIYDYNSVSQGKITIPNVDDGEECLLTDEAFNVLGFTQEEKDNIYRITSAVMHMGRMQFKQKGREEQAEADGTEDGDRVAKLLGVGTDDLYKNLLKPRIKVGNEFVTKGQNKDQVTNSVGALCKGIFDRLFKWLVKKCNETLDTKQKRAQFIGVLDIAGFEIFDFNGFEQLCINFTNEKLQQFFNHHMFVLEQEEYKREGINWAFIDFGMDLLACIDLIEKPMGILSILEEESMFPKATDQTFAEKLMTNHLGKSAPFMKPRPPKPGIPAGHFAIGHYAGVVSYNITGWLEKNKDPLNDTVVDQFKKGSNALMVEIFADHPGQSADPAAAKGGRGKKGAGFATVSSSYKEQLNNLMTTLKSTQPHFVRCIIPNEMKTAGVVDAHLVMHQLTCNGVLEGIRICRKGFPNRMMYPDFKLRYKILNPKAVDGLDVEKEGRKIAQLIIEAVGLNADQYRLGMTKVFFRAGVLGQMEEFRDERLSKIMSWMQAWCRGYLSRKEFKKMQEQRVSLEIVQRNLRKYLKLRTWAWWKLWQKVKPLLNVSRVEDQIAKLEEKATKAQEAYEKEEKLRKELEALNSKLLAEKTALLDSLSGEKGALQEYQEKAAKLTAQKNDLENQLRDTQERLAQEEDARNQLFQTKKKLEQEIGSQKKDAEDLELQIQKIEQDKASKDHQIRNLNDEIAHQDELINKLNKEKKMQGEVNQKTAEELQAAEDKVNHLNKVKAKLEQTLDELEDSLEREKKLRGDVEKAKRKVEGDLKLTQEAVADLERNKKELEQTVLRKDKEISALSAKLEDEQSLVGKLQKQIKELQARIEELEEEVEAERQARAKAEKQRADLARELEELGERLEEAGGATSAQIELNKKREAELAKLRRDLEEANIQHEGTLANLRKKHNDAVAEMAEQVDQLNKLKTKAEHDRANMYNELNNTRTACDQLSREKAAQEKIAKQLQHTLNEVQSKLDETNRTLNDFDASKKKLSIENSDLLRQLEDAESQVSQLSKIKISLTQQLEDTKRLADEEARERATLLGKFRNLEHDLDNLREQVEEEAEGKGDIQRQLSKANAEAQLWRSKYESEGVARAEELEEAKRKLQARLAEAEETIESLNQKCIALEKTKQRLATEVEDLQLEVDRASSIANAAEKKQKAFDKIIGEWKLKVDDLAAELDASQKECRNYSTELFRLKGAYEEGQEQLEAVRRENKNLADEVKDLLDQIGEGGRNIHEIEKSRKRLEAEKDELQAALEEAEAALEQEENKVLRAQLELSQVRQEIDRRIQEKEEEFENTRKNHQRALDSMQASLEAEAKGKAEALRMKKKLEADINELEIALDHANKANAEAQKNIKRYQQQLKDVQSALEEEQRARDDAREQLGISERRANALQNELEESRTLLEQADRGRRQAEQELSDAHEQLNEVSAQNASIAAAKRKLESELQTLHSDLDELLNEAKNSEEKAKKAMVDAARLADELRAEQDHAQTQEKLRKALEQQIKELQVRLDEAESNALKGGKKAIQKLEQRVRELESELDSEQRRHADAQKNLRKSERRIKELTFQSEEDRKNHERMQDLVDKLQQKIKTYKRQIEEAEEIAALNLAKFRKAQQELEEAEERADIAEQAATKFRTKGGRAGSVQRGASPAPQRQPSAMPALAGLNLPTFDDHGF